In Homo sapiens chromosome 11, GRCh38.p14 Primary Assembly, one DNA window encodes the following:
- the MTA2 gene encoding metastasis-associated protein MTA2 isoform 1 (isoform 1 is encoded by transcript variant 1) encodes MAANMYRVGDYVYFENSSSNPYLVRRIEELNKTANGNVEAKVVCLFRRRDISSSLNSLADSNAREFEEESKQPGVSEQQRHQLKHRELFLSRQFESLPATHIRGKCSVTLLNETDILSQYLEKEDCFFYSLVFDPVQKTLLADQGEIRVGCKYQAEIPDRLVEGESDNRNQQKMEMKVWDPDNPLTDRQIDQFLVVARAVGTFARALDCSSSIRQPSLHMSAAAASRDITLFHAMDTLQRNGYDLAKAMSTLVPQGGPVLCRDEMEEWSASEAMLFEEALEKYGKDFNDIRQDFLPWKSLASIVQFYYMWKTTDRYIQQKRLKAAEADSKLKQVYIPTYTKPNPNQIISVGSKPGMNGAGFQKGLTCESCHTTQSAQWYAWGPPNMQCRLCASCWIYWKKYGGLKTPTQLEGATRGTTEPHSRGHLSRPEAQSLSPYTTSANRAKLLAKNRQTFLLQTTKLTRLARRMCRDLLQPRRAARRPYAPINANAIKAECSIRLPKAAKTPLKIHPLVRLPLATIVKDLVAQAPLKPKTPRGTKTPINRNQLSQNRGLGGIMVKRAYETMAGAGVPFSANGRPLASGIRSSSQPAAKRQKLNPADAPNPVVFVATKDTRALRKALTHLEMRRAARRPNLPLKVKPTLIAVRPPVPLPAPSHPASTNEPIVLED; translated from the exons ATGGCGGCCAACATGTACCGGGTGGGAG ATTACGTCTATTTTGAGAACTCTTCCAGCAATCCTTACCTGGTTAGACGGATTGAGGAGCTCAACAAG ACTGCAAATGGAAATGTGGAGGCAAAGGTTGTCTGTCTTTTCCGGCGCAGGGACATTTCTAGTAGCCTCAACAGCCTGGCTGATAGTAATGCCA GGGAGTTTGAAGAGGAATCAAAGCAGCCAGGGGTGTCTGAGCAGCAGCGCCATCAACTGAAGCACCGGGAACTTTTTCTTTCTCGGCAATTTGAATCATTACCAGCCACCCACATACG GGGGAAATGCAGTGTGACCCTCTTGAATGAGACAGATATCTTGAGCCAGTACCTGGAAAAGGAG GACTGCTTTTTTTACTCACTGGTGTTTGACCCCGTGCAGAAGACACTTCTCGCTGATCAGGGCGAGATTAGAGTTGGTTGCAAATACCAAGCTGAGATCCCAGATCGCCTAGTAGAGG GAGAATCTGATAATCGGAACCAGCAGAAGATGGAGATGAAGGTCTGGGACCCAGACAACCCTCTCACAGACCGGCAGATCGACCAGTTTCTTGTGGTGGCCCG AGCTGTGGGAACCTTTGCAAGAGCCCTAGATTGTAGCAGCTCCATTCGGCAGCCAAGCTTGCACATGAGTGCAGCTGCTGCCTCCCGAGATATCACTCTG TTTCACGCCATGGATACCTTGCAAAGGAACGGCTACGACCTGGCTAAGGCCATGTCGACCCTGGTACCCCAGGGAGGCCCGGTGCTGTGTCGGGATGAGATGGAGGAATGGTCAGCCTCAGAGGCCATGCTATTTGAGGAGGCCCTAGAGAAGTATGGGAAGGACTTCAATGATATTCGCCAGGATTTT CTACCCTGGAAGTCACTTGCCAGCATAGTCCAGTTTTATTACATGTGGAAAACCACAGACCGGTATATTCAGCAG AAAAGGTTGAAAGCTGCTGAAGCAGACAGCAAACTGAAACAGGTCTACATTCCCACCTA CACTAAGCCAAACCCTAACCAGATCATTTCTGTGGGTTCAAAACCTGGCATGAATGGGGCTGGATTTCAGAAGGGCCTGACTTGTGAGAGTTGCCACA CCACACAGTCTGCTCAGTGGTATGCCTGGGGCCCACCTAACATGCAGTGCCGCCTCTGTGCTTCCTGTTGGATCTACTGGAAGAAGTATGGGGGACTGAAGACCCCAACTCAGCTTGAGGGGGCCACTCGGGGCACCACG GAGCCACACTCAAGGGGTCATTTATCCAGACCTGAAGCTCAAAGTCTCTCTCCTTACACAACCAGCGCCAACAGGGCCAAGCTACTGGCTAAGAACAGACAAACTTTCCTGCTTCAGACCACAAAGCTGACCCGTCTTGCCAGACGCATGTGCAGGGACCTATTACAGCCAAGGAGGGCCGCCCGACGGCCTTATGCTCCTATCAATGCCAATGCCATCAAAGCAGAGT GCTCCATTCGACTTCCTAAGGCCGCCAAGACTCCATTGAAGATTCACCCTCTGGTGCGGCTGCCCCTGGCAACTATCGTCAAAGATCTGG tgGCCCAGGCACCCCTGAAACCAAAAACACCTCGGGGTACCAAGACACCGATCAACAGAAACCAGCTGTCCCAGAACCGGGGACTGGGGGGCATTATGGTGAAACGGGCCTATGAGACT atggcaggggcaggggttcCTTTCTCTGCCAATGGAAGGCCTCTGGCTTCAGGGATTCGTTCAAGCTCACAGCCAGCAGCCAAGCGTCAGAAACTAAACCCAGCTGATGCCCCCAATCCTGTGGTGTTTGTGGCCACAAAGGATACCAG GGCCCTACGGAAGGCTCTGACCCATCTGGAAATGCGGCGAGCTGCTCGCCGACCCAACTTGCCCCTGAAGGTGAAGCCAACGCTGATTGCAGTGCGGCCCCCTGTCCCTCTACCTGCACCCTCACATCCTGCCAGCACCAATGAGCCTATTGTCCTGGAGGACTGA
- the MTA2 gene encoding metastasis-associated protein MTA2 isoform 2 (isoform 2 is encoded by transcript variant 2), whose product MEMKVWDPDNPLTDRQIDQFLVVARAVGTFARALDCSSSIRQPSLHMSAAAASRDITLFHAMDTLQRNGYDLAKAMSTLVPQGGPVLCRDEMEEWSASEAMLFEEALEKYGKDFNDIRQDFLPWKSLASIVQFYYMWKTTDRYIQQKRLKAAEADSKLKQVYIPTYTKPNPNQIISVGSKPGMNGAGFQKGLTCESCHTTQSAQWYAWGPPNMQCRLCASCWIYWKKYGGLKTPTQLEGATRGTTEPHSRGHLSRPEAQSLSPYTTSANRAKLLAKNRQTFLLQTTKLTRLARRMCRDLLQPRRAARRPYAPINANAIKAECSIRLPKAAKTPLKIHPLVRLPLATIVKDLVAQAPLKPKTPRGTKTPINRNQLSQNRGLGGIMVKRAYETMAGAGVPFSANGRPLASGIRSSSQPAAKRQKLNPADAPNPVVFVATKDTRALRKALTHLEMRRAARRPNLPLKVKPTLIAVRPPVPLPAPSHPASTNEPIVLED is encoded by the exons ATGGAGATGAAGGTCTGGGACCCAGACAACCCTCTCACAGACCGGCAGATCGACCAGTTTCTTGTGGTGGCCCG AGCTGTGGGAACCTTTGCAAGAGCCCTAGATTGTAGCAGCTCCATTCGGCAGCCAAGCTTGCACATGAGTGCAGCTGCTGCCTCCCGAGATATCACTCTG TTTCACGCCATGGATACCTTGCAAAGGAACGGCTACGACCTGGCTAAGGCCATGTCGACCCTGGTACCCCAGGGAGGCCCGGTGCTGTGTCGGGATGAGATGGAGGAATGGTCAGCCTCAGAGGCCATGCTATTTGAGGAGGCCCTAGAGAAGTATGGGAAGGACTTCAATGATATTCGCCAGGATTTT CTACCCTGGAAGTCACTTGCCAGCATAGTCCAGTTTTATTACATGTGGAAAACCACAGACCGGTATATTCAGCAG AAAAGGTTGAAAGCTGCTGAAGCAGACAGCAAACTGAAACAGGTCTACATTCCCACCTA CACTAAGCCAAACCCTAACCAGATCATTTCTGTGGGTTCAAAACCTGGCATGAATGGGGCTGGATTTCAGAAGGGCCTGACTTGTGAGAGTTGCCACA CCACACAGTCTGCTCAGTGGTATGCCTGGGGCCCACCTAACATGCAGTGCCGCCTCTGTGCTTCCTGTTGGATCTACTGGAAGAAGTATGGGGGACTGAAGACCCCAACTCAGCTTGAGGGGGCCACTCGGGGCACCACG GAGCCACACTCAAGGGGTCATTTATCCAGACCTGAAGCTCAAAGTCTCTCTCCTTACACAACCAGCGCCAACAGGGCCAAGCTACTGGCTAAGAACAGACAAACTTTCCTGCTTCAGACCACAAAGCTGACCCGTCTTGCCAGACGCATGTGCAGGGACCTATTACAGCCAAGGAGGGCCGCCCGACGGCCTTATGCTCCTATCAATGCCAATGCCATCAAAGCAGAGT GCTCCATTCGACTTCCTAAGGCCGCCAAGACTCCATTGAAGATTCACCCTCTGGTGCGGCTGCCCCTGGCAACTATCGTCAAAGATCTGG tgGCCCAGGCACCCCTGAAACCAAAAACACCTCGGGGTACCAAGACACCGATCAACAGAAACCAGCTGTCCCAGAACCGGGGACTGGGGGGCATTATGGTGAAACGGGCCTATGAGACT atggcaggggcaggggttcCTTTCTCTGCCAATGGAAGGCCTCTGGCTTCAGGGATTCGTTCAAGCTCACAGCCAGCAGCCAAGCGTCAGAAACTAAACCCAGCTGATGCCCCCAATCCTGTGGTGTTTGTGGCCACAAAGGATACCAG GGCCCTACGGAAGGCTCTGACCCATCTGGAAATGCGGCGAGCTGCTCGCCGACCCAACTTGCCCCTGAAGGTGAAGCCAACGCTGATTGCAGTGCGGCCCCCTGTCCCTCTACCTGCACCCTCACATCCTGCCAGCACCAATGAGCCTATTGTCCTGGAGGACTGA